A part of Leifsonia xyli subsp. xyli str. CTCB07 genomic DNA contains:
- a CDS encoding ThuA domain-containing protein, whose translation MTLRVTVWNEGVHETTQPEIAAIYPDGIHRAIATGLSELLGDAVLVRTATLADPEHGLSEQVLAETDVLLWWGHIAHDQVTDAVVERVREHVLGGMGLIVLHSGHFSKIFTRMLGTTCSLRWRNLEGGERELVWNVNPAHPIAEGVEQPIVIEAQEMYGEFFDIPAPDDLVFISSFTGGEVFRSGVTFTRGRGKIFYFSPGDQEYPVYFHPQVRRVLANGVRWAAPSPGARRAPAVSNPQPV comes from the coding sequence ATGACGCTGCGTGTCACCGTCTGGAACGAGGGCGTCCACGAGACCACCCAGCCCGAGATCGCCGCCATCTACCCCGACGGCATCCACAGGGCTATCGCCACCGGCCTGAGCGAACTGCTGGGCGATGCGGTCCTGGTGCGCACCGCGACGCTCGCCGACCCCGAGCACGGCCTGAGCGAACAAGTGCTCGCTGAGACCGATGTGCTGCTCTGGTGGGGGCACATCGCGCACGACCAGGTCACCGACGCGGTGGTCGAACGGGTGCGCGAGCATGTCCTCGGCGGGATGGGCCTGATCGTGCTGCATTCCGGCCACTTCTCGAAGATCTTCACCCGGATGCTCGGCACGACCTGCTCGCTGCGCTGGCGCAACCTGGAGGGCGGCGAGCGCGAGCTGGTGTGGAATGTGAACCCGGCGCACCCGATCGCCGAGGGCGTCGAGCAGCCGATCGTGATCGAGGCTCAGGAGATGTACGGGGAGTTCTTCGACATCCCCGCGCCCGATGACCTGGTGTTCATCAGCTCGTTCACCGGCGGAGAGGTGTTCCGCTCCGGAGTGACCTTCACACGCGGTCGCGGGAAGATCTTCTATTTCTCCCCGGGGGATCAGGAGTACCCGGTGTACTTCCACCCGCAGGTTCGCCGTGTGCTCGCCAACGGCGTGCGCTGGGCCGCACCCTCGCCGGGAGCCCGCCGTGCGCCGGCGGTCTCGAACCCGCAACCGGTCTGA
- a CDS encoding Gfo/Idh/MocA family protein, with protein MDAYAALPGAKLVAIAGMEDGPRAELGDKYGIARRYSDWRELVADGNLDVVSVAVPTFLHAPIAIGALDAGIHVLSEKPIARTATEAQGMVDAAHRSGRVLEVAFNHRRRGDIEALKAAIDDGRIGRPYHARASWLRRSGIPALGSWFTNREMAGGGPLIDIGVHVLDYALYLFGEPRVTAVSAVTHSELGVRGRGGSASDRRNVGSAYEVEDLASLLLRLEGGGSIIVETSWAAYRPAGDEFGITLYGTEGGADLRVKDYAPTGELTLFSGEGEESEDVSITADAGRGHLAVVETFLEHVADRANWSQWDGSLALERARVIDAAYESARLSTEVRLTPASPGREDPATATATATATKGA; from the coding sequence ATGGACGCCTACGCGGCCCTGCCGGGCGCCAAACTCGTCGCCATCGCCGGCATGGAGGACGGCCCGCGCGCCGAACTCGGCGACAAATACGGCATCGCCCGCCGGTACAGCGACTGGCGCGAGCTCGTCGCGGACGGGAACCTCGATGTCGTGAGCGTCGCCGTCCCGACCTTCCTGCACGCCCCGATCGCGATCGGGGCGCTGGACGCCGGCATCCACGTCCTCAGCGAGAAGCCGATCGCCCGCACGGCCACCGAAGCGCAGGGGATGGTGGACGCCGCCCACCGCTCCGGTCGCGTGCTCGAGGTCGCCTTCAACCACCGCCGGCGCGGCGACATCGAAGCGCTCAAGGCCGCGATCGACGACGGGAGGATCGGCCGGCCGTATCACGCGCGCGCGAGCTGGCTGCGGCGCTCTGGCATCCCGGCACTCGGAAGCTGGTTCACCAATCGCGAGATGGCCGGCGGAGGTCCGCTGATCGACATCGGCGTACACGTGCTCGACTACGCGCTGTATCTCTTCGGCGAGCCGCGAGTGACCGCGGTCTCGGCGGTCACCCACTCCGAACTCGGCGTGCGCGGCCGTGGCGGCTCGGCCTCCGACCGTCGGAACGTGGGTTCGGCCTACGAGGTCGAAGACCTGGCGAGCCTGCTGCTGCGCCTGGAGGGCGGCGGCTCGATCATCGTGGAGACAAGCTGGGCGGCCTACCGTCCCGCCGGCGACGAGTTCGGGATCACGCTGTACGGCACCGAGGGCGGCGCCGACCTGCGGGTCAAGGACTACGCGCCTACGGGTGAGCTGACCCTCTTCTCCGGCGAGGGCGAGGAGTCCGAGGACGTCTCGATCACCGCCGACGCGGGCCGCGGGCACCTGGCCGTCGTGGAGACTTTCCTCGAGCACGTCGCCGACCGGGCCAACTGGTCGCAGTGGGACGGTTCGCTCGCGCTGGAGCGCGCCCGCGTCATCGACGCCGCCTACGAGTCCGCCCGCCTCAGCACCGAGGTGAGGCTGACACCCGCAAGCCCGGGACGCGAGGATCCCGCCACCGCCACCGCCACCGCCACCGCCACCAAGGGAGCCTGA
- a CDS encoding ROK family transcriptional regulator, whose product MTDSPREPGIVATDAADLLAILRDGIPRTRAQLAELTGLARSTIAVRIDSLTAAGLVAPAGDDVSTGGRPPARIRFNPGSRVAIAIDLGATHGVVALADLAGNIMTSESQRLLISDGPEAVLDWAIASAKRLYAATGRPPDDLIGIGIGVPGPVEHSTGLPVNPPIMAGWDRFGIPAYVRRVFDVPVLVDNDVNLLALGEHALIWPDQTDILFVKVATGIGAGIISGGRLQRGAQGSAGDLSHVRVPFGIETPSHGAQEADLEALASGPAIARTLTAAGVPADSSDDVVALARTGSPAVLQAIRQAGRDLGEVIATCVNLLNPSLVIVGGSLSRVGEQLLAGVREVVYHRSTPLATQHLTITQSRSGETGGAIGAAIMVIQHALDPETASARSFSSR is encoded by the coding sequence ATGACCGACAGCCCTCGCGAGCCCGGCATCGTCGCTACGGACGCCGCGGACCTGCTGGCGATCCTGCGCGACGGCATCCCGCGCACCCGGGCACAGCTCGCCGAACTCACCGGTCTCGCCCGCTCGACCATCGCGGTGCGCATCGACAGCCTCACCGCCGCGGGCCTGGTCGCACCGGCCGGCGACGACGTCTCGACCGGTGGCCGGCCGCCGGCGCGCATCCGGTTCAACCCCGGATCGCGCGTGGCCATCGCCATCGATCTGGGCGCGACCCACGGCGTCGTCGCTCTGGCAGACCTAGCCGGCAACATCATGACGAGCGAGTCGCAGCGGCTGCTGATCTCTGACGGGCCGGAGGCGGTGCTCGACTGGGCGATCGCGAGCGCGAAGCGTCTGTACGCGGCGACCGGACGGCCGCCGGACGACCTCATCGGCATAGGGATCGGCGTGCCCGGGCCGGTCGAGCACTCCACGGGCCTGCCTGTCAACCCGCCGATCATGGCCGGCTGGGACCGTTTCGGCATCCCGGCCTACGTCCGCCGCGTCTTCGATGTGCCGGTGCTGGTCGACAACGATGTGAACCTGCTCGCGCTCGGCGAACACGCGCTGATCTGGCCGGACCAGACGGACATCCTGTTCGTCAAGGTGGCGACGGGCATCGGCGCCGGGATCATCAGCGGCGGACGCCTGCAGCGGGGAGCGCAGGGCTCCGCGGGCGACCTCAGCCATGTGCGGGTGCCGTTCGGCATCGAGACCCCGAGCCACGGTGCGCAGGAAGCCGACCTCGAGGCGCTCGCCAGCGGTCCAGCGATCGCGCGTACGCTGACGGCGGCGGGCGTCCCCGCCGACTCCAGCGACGACGTCGTCGCACTCGCGCGCACCGGCAGCCCCGCCGTTCTTCAGGCGATCCGCCAGGCCGGCCGCGACCTCGGCGAGGTCATCGCGACCTGCGTCAACCTTCTGAACCCCTCCCTCGTCATCGTCGGCGGCAGCCTGTCTCGCGTCGGCGAGCAGTTGCTCGCCGGAGTTCGCGAAGTCGTCTACCACCGCTCCACTCCGCTCGCCACGCAGCACCTCACGATCACGCAGTCCCGCTCCGGCGAGACCGGCGGAGCGATCGGCGCCGCGATCATGGTGATCCAGCACGCGCTGGACCCGGAGACCGCCAGCGCGCGGTCTTTCTCCTCCCGCTGA
- a CDS encoding sugar phosphate isomerase/epimerase family protein: MQLYTVRELLTEDMVATLGRITEIGFTQVEPFAFLSFGEKLRQGLIGAGLAAPTAHQGFIGGDVDEVFAAAAELGIQTVIDPYVPAERWQTAAQVAATADQLNAAVEIAARHGVRVGYHNHAHELESTIEGVSALEYFAGLLAPEVVLEVDTYWVTVGGHDPVTLLPALGDRVVALHVKDGPGTTETKDQVAVGHGSLPIEQIIAAAPGALRVIELDDSRGDRFQAVADSYAFLTEKGLA, encoded by the coding sequence GTGCAGCTCTATACGGTCCGTGAGCTTCTGACCGAGGACATGGTCGCAACGCTGGGCCGCATCACCGAGATCGGCTTCACCCAGGTCGAGCCCTTCGCGTTCCTTTCTTTCGGGGAGAAGCTGCGGCAGGGCCTCATCGGGGCCGGGCTCGCCGCCCCCACCGCCCACCAGGGTTTCATCGGCGGTGATGTGGACGAGGTGTTCGCGGCCGCCGCGGAGCTCGGCATCCAGACCGTCATCGACCCGTATGTCCCGGCTGAGCGCTGGCAGACCGCGGCCCAGGTCGCCGCGACGGCCGACCAGCTCAACGCCGCGGTCGAGATCGCTGCCCGTCACGGTGTCCGCGTCGGTTACCACAACCATGCCCACGAACTGGAGAGCACCATTGAGGGCGTCAGTGCCCTCGAGTACTTCGCCGGTCTGCTCGCCCCGGAGGTTGTGCTCGAGGTCGACACCTACTGGGTCACCGTCGGTGGCCACGATCCCGTGACTCTGCTCCCCGCGCTCGGCGACCGTGTGGTCGCGCTGCACGTCAAAGATGGCCCCGGCACCACGGAGACCAAAGATCAGGTCGCGGTCGGCCACGGCTCCCTCCCGATCGAGCAGATCATCGCCGCCGCTCCCGGCGCCCTGCGGGTCATCGAGCTCGACGATTCCCGGGGCGACCGCTTCCAGGCTGTCGCAGACAGCTACGCCTTCCTCACCGAAAAGGGCCTCGCGTGA
- a CDS encoding Gfo/Idh/MocA family protein produces the protein MSGGVVGVGVIGAGVISDQYLENLTSFPDLDVRFVADIDEERAHVQAEKNGVPGAGSVAELLVDDSIEIVVNLTIPKVHVAVALQALEAGKHVWSEKPFALDRVSGKQLLAASNAKGLRVATAPDTFLGAGIQSARRLVESGAIGVPLTALTLMQSPGPESWHPNPDFLFQEGAGPLFDIGPYYLTALVQLFGPIRRVSAAASRAKPSRVIGSGPRAGESFEVTVPTHVSALYEFVSGQTAQAIFSFDSKLGRTLFEVAGVDATVAVPDPNTFEGDLLVHGADGVETVPATGSTASRGIGVVELARAIRAEVPERASGEQAYHVLDVMAATIEAGESGVPVEIESIVKVAPALPEGWDPCEATLV, from the coding sequence GTGAGCGGCGGCGTGGTTGGCGTCGGCGTCATCGGCGCGGGCGTCATCAGCGACCAGTACCTGGAGAACCTCACCTCCTTTCCGGATCTTGATGTGCGCTTCGTCGCGGACATCGATGAGGAGCGTGCCCATGTCCAGGCCGAGAAGAACGGCGTCCCGGGAGCCGGTTCGGTCGCCGAGCTGCTGGTGGACGACAGCATCGAGATCGTCGTGAACCTCACCATTCCGAAGGTCCATGTCGCCGTCGCCCTGCAGGCGCTTGAGGCTGGCAAACATGTGTGGAGCGAAAAGCCGTTCGCCCTCGACCGCGTGAGCGGAAAACAGCTGCTCGCTGCGTCGAACGCCAAGGGCTTGCGCGTCGCGACCGCTCCGGACACCTTCCTCGGCGCCGGCATCCAGTCGGCCCGCCGCCTGGTGGAGAGCGGGGCGATCGGCGTGCCGCTCACCGCGCTGACGCTCATGCAGAGCCCGGGGCCGGAGTCGTGGCACCCGAACCCCGACTTCCTGTTCCAGGAGGGGGCGGGCCCGCTCTTCGACATTGGACCCTACTACCTGACGGCTCTCGTCCAGTTGTTCGGACCGATTCGTCGAGTGAGCGCCGCGGCTTCCCGGGCCAAACCCTCGCGCGTGATCGGCTCCGGCCCGCGCGCCGGCGAGTCGTTCGAGGTCACCGTGCCGACGCACGTCAGTGCGCTGTACGAGTTCGTCAGCGGACAGACGGCGCAAGCCATTTTCTCCTTCGACTCTAAGCTCGGCCGGACCCTCTTCGAGGTTGCCGGTGTCGATGCCACGGTGGCCGTTCCCGACCCCAACACGTTCGAGGGCGACCTCCTCGTCCACGGTGCTGACGGTGTCGAGACCGTTCCCGCGACCGGCTCCACTGCTTCGCGTGGAATCGGCGTCGTCGAACTCGCTCGTGCCATTCGGGCGGAGGTGCCTGAGCGCGCTTCCGGCGAGCAGGCATACCACGTCCTCGACGTGATGGCGGCGACCATCGAGGCGGGCGAGTCCGGTGTCCCCGTCGAGATTGAGAGTATCGTCAAGGTGGCTCCGGCTCTCCCCGAGGGATGGGACCCGTGCGAGGCGACACTGGTTTAG